The Pseudomonas sp. R4-35-07 nucleotide sequence CAGCGCCTGGCTGACGGCCGGGCCAACTGGACCTTCAAGTTCGACCCCAAGGACCCCGACGCCGAGCCTTCCAGCTGGGTGGTGGACATCGGCGCCATCGGCTTCGACAAGGGCCACGTCACCCTCGACGACCAGACCCTCAAGACCCGCCTCGATGTGATCATCGACCCGCTGGGCAAACCGATTCCTTTCGGTGAAATCGTCGGTGACGCCGATGCCAAAAAGGTCTTGGAGAAAGGCTCGGCGCCGCAGGACTATGCGTTCGGCCTCAAGGTCAAAGGCCAGTACCATGGCCAGGCGCTCGCCGGCACCGGCAAGATCGGCGGGTTGCTCGCCTTGCAGGACGCGGCCAAGCCTTTCCCGCTGCAGGCCCAGGTTCAGATCGCCGACACCCGCATCGCCCTGGCCGGCACCCTGACCGACCCGCTTAACCTCGGCGCCCTCGACCTGCGCCTGAAGCTGTCGGGCAGCAGCCTCGGCAATCTCTACCCGTTGACTGGCGTGACACTGCCCGATTCGCCGGCGTACTCAACCGACGGTCATTTGATCGCCAAGCTGCACGAAGCCAGCGGCGCTTCATTTCGTTATGAAAACTTCAACGGCAAGATCGGCAACAGCGACATCCACGGCAACCTCGCCTACGTTGCCAGCCAGCCACGGCCCAAGCTCAGCGGCGCGCTGGTATCCAACCAACTGCTGATGGATGACCTGGCACCCTTGATCGGCGCCGACTCCAACGCCAAGCAAAAAGCCCGTGGCGGCGAAAGCAAACAACCGGCCACTAAAGTGTTACCGGTGGAAGAGTTCCGCACCGAGCGCTGGCGCGAGATGGATGCCGACGTGGAATTCACCGGCAAACGCATTGTGCACAGCGCCGACCTGCCTTTCACCGACCTCTATACGCACCTGGTGCTCAATGATGGTGAGCTGAGCCTCGAGCCCCTGCGCTTCGGCGTGGCCGGCGGCAAGCTCGATGCGCAGATCCGCTTGAACGGCCGCACCACGCCGATGGAAGGCCGCGCGAAACTCACGGCGCGTAACTTCAAGCTCAAACAGCTGTTCCCGACCTTTGAGCCGATGAAAACCAGCTTTGGTGAACTCAACGGCGACGCCGATATTGCCGGGCGCGGCAACTCCGTGGCGGCGCTGCTGGGCACGGCCAACGGTGACCTGAAGATGCTGATCAACGACGGCGCCATCAGCCGTGGCCTGATGGAAATCGCCGGCCTTAACGTGGGCAACTACGTGGTGGGGCGCCTGTTTGGCGACAAGGAAGTGAAGATCAACTGCGCGGCGGCGGACTTCGGCATCAAGACCGGTTTGGCGACGACACGCTTGTTTGTGTTCGATACCGAGAACGCGATCATCTACGTCGATGGCACAGCAAATATGGCGACCGAGCAGTTGGACCTGACCATTACGCCGGAGTCCAAGGGCTTTCGTCTGTTCTCCCTGCGCTCGCCGTTATATGTGAACGGGCCGTTCATCAAGCCCAATGCCGGCGTGAAAGCCATCCCCCTGGCGCTGCGCGGCGCGGGCATGGTCGCCCTGGGTGTAATCGCCGGCCCGGCTGCCGGGTTGCTCGCACTGGTCGCCCCAAGTGGCGGCGAGCCGAATGCGTGCGCACCATTGTTGCAACAGATGCGAGAAGGCAAGGCGCCGAAAACCGTGAAGTAATAACCGACTGCACCTGAAACCAAATGTGGGAGGGGGCTTGCTCCCGATTGCGGTGTATCAGCCAATCAATCTTTGACTGAGACACTGCCATCGGGGGCAAGCCCCCTCCCACAGTGGTATTGCGGTGTTACGGGTTACAGACCCTGCAGAATATCCGCCATGTCATCGGCGTGTTCTTCTTCCTGGGCCAGGATGTCTTCGAAGATGCGACGGGTAGTCGGGTCTTTATCGCCGATGTACTGAATGATCTCGCGATAGCTGTCCACCGCGATGCGCTCGGCCACCAGGTCTTCGTAGACCATTTCCTTCAGCGAGTTGCCCGCCACGTATTGTGCGTGGGAGTTCTTCGACAACAGGTCGGGGTTGAACTCCGGCTCGCCGCCCAGTTGCACGATGCGTTCGGCGAGTTTGTCGGCGTGTTCGGCTTCCTGGGTGGCGTGCTCCAGGAACTCGTCGGCGGCGACGCTGGCTTTCAGGCCGCTGGCCATGAAGTAATGACGCTTGTAGCGCAACACGCAGACCAGCTCTGTGGCCAACGATGCGTTGAGCAGGCGGATGATTTCTTCGCGGTCGGCGTCATAGCCTTCGGTCACGGCACCGTTTTCGACGTTCTGGCGGGCGCGGCTGCGCAGGGTCGCAACGTCAGTCAAGTGTGCTTCAGTCATCTCAATCTCCTGGGGCTAATCCGGTACGCCACGCTCTGCCGGCGTGATCGCTCCAGGTTGTGAGTCGCGCAAGGGGCGAAAAGTTTTATCGGATTTAACCGGATGTGTCATGAGCACTTCATGTACTGGCATCGCGGCGACTGGAATATCCATGGCCGGTGAAGTTGTAACGAGTTTTGACTACACTGCGCTGTAGGCCGCGCCCTTCGGCACGGTAACCGGGAGAAAACTCCATGAAGATGCTGCGTATTCCGTTGATCATGATGAGCCTGCTGCTGTGTTCCCAAGGTTTTGCCGCCACCGCCCAGCAAAACAAAATGACCACCTGCAATGCCGAAGCCTCTACCAAGACCCTCAAGGGCGACGAGCGCAAGGCCTTCATGAAGACCTGCCTGTCGGCCCCGGCGGCCAATGACGCCAAGACCCTGACCCCGCAGCAGCAGAAGATGAAGGATTGCAACGCGTCGGCGAAAACCAAGGCGTTGGCCGGTGATGCGCGTAAAACCTTCATGAGTACTTGCCTGAAGAATTGATAGCCCCAGGCCATAGAAGGCTGCGACACTCGTACACAGCCCCCTGTAGGAGCGAGCTTGCTCGCGAAGAACTCAATTACCCCCGCGTTTATTCAGAATAAACGCGCTATCGTTGGCGACCTTCGCGAGCAAGCTCGTTCCTGCACATCCTTTAACGCCGTTCGTTTTGAGGCTGTATGCCAACGTTTTCTCAGCGTCATGTGTTGTTGCTGTCCAGCTACATCATCATTTTCGGCGGGTTGCTGCTGGTGCTGCCGCTGAAACTGCTGCCCAGCCTGCTGGCTGGCCTGTTGGTCTATGAACTGGTCAACATGCTTACGCCCCAGCTGCAGCGGCTGATCGAGGGGCGGCGTGCGCGCTGGCTGGCGGTGGCCTTGCTGGGTACCTTGATCGTCAGCGTGCTCACGCTGATCTTCGCCGGCGCGATCAGCTTCCTGCTGCACGAAGCGGAAAACCCCGGCGCCTCGCTGGATAAATTCATGCACGTGGTCGATCGCGCACGCGGCCAGTTACCGCCGTCCATCGATGCCTATCTGCCCGCCAGCGCCGCCGAATTCCGCGTGGCCATCGGCGACTGGCTGAGCAAACACCTGAGCGAACTGCAACTGGTCGGCAAAGACGCGGCCCACATGTTCGTCACCTTGCTGATTGGCATGGTGCTCGGCGCGATTATCGCCTTGCAGCGCGTGCCCGACCTGACCAAGCGCAAACCCCTGGCCGCCGCGTTGTTCGACCGCCTGCACCTGTTGGTCCAGGCCTTTCGCAACATCGTCTTCGCCCAGATCAAGATCGCCGCGCTCAACACAGCTTTCACTGCCGTGTTCCTCGCCGTAGTGCTGCCGCTGTGTGGCATTCACCTGCCGCTGACCAAAACCCTGATCGTGTTGACCTTCCTGCTCGGCCTGCTGCCGGTGATCGGCAACCTGATGTCCAACACCCTGATCACGATTGTCGCGTTGTCGCTGTCGATTTGGGTCGCGGTGGCGGCGCTGGGGTATCTGATCGTGATCCACAAGGTCGAGTACTTTCTCAACGCACGCATCGTCGGTGGGCAGATCAGTGCCAAGTCGTGGGAGTTGCTGTTGGCGATGTTGGTGTTTGAAGCGGCATTTGGGCTGCCGGGGGTGGTGGCGGGGCCGATTTATTATGCGTATCTGAAGAGTGAGCTGAAGCTCGGTGGGATGGTTTAGGTTTTGTGTTGCCTGGGCTGACGCCATCGGGAGCAAGCCCCCTCCCACATTTCTGAATGTATTCACAAATCAAAATGTGGGAGGGGGCTTGCTCCCGATGGGCGCGCCGCGGATTCAAGTTACAACTCAGTTGCCGTAGCGCTTGCTGGCCTCAATCGCCAACCCACTGCCAATACTGCCAAAGATATTGCCTTCCACATGCCGCGCATTCGGCAGCATCGCCGAGATGCTGTGGCGCAGTGCCGGGATCCCGCTGGAACCACCGGTGAAGAACACCGTGTCCACCTGAGCCACATCCACCGAGGCGTCGTTGAGCAGTTGGGTCACGCTGTTGCGCACACGCTCCAGCAGGCCATCGATGGCCGATTCAAACAGGTTGCGGCTCAGTTCCACGCTCAAGCCAGGCTCAACCCGGTCCAGCAACACCAGGCGGCTGTCTTCATGGGTCAGCTGGATCTTGGTCTCTTCCACTTCCATCGCCAGCCAGTGCCCGGCACGCTGTTCGATCAGCTTGAACAGGCGGTCGATGCCGCCGGTGTCTTCGATGTCGTAGCGCATGCTGCTCAGGGCCAGCTGGGATTTCTGCGAGTACACCGAGTTGATGGTGTGCCAGGTAGCCAGGTTCATGTGGTGGCTGGTCGGCATGTAGGCGCCGCTTTTCATGCGGCTGCCGTAGCCGAACAGCGGCATCATGCCTTGCAGGCTGAGCTGCTTGTCGAAGTCGGTACCGCCGATGTGCACGCCACCGGTGGCGAGGATATCGCTCTGGCGGTTGTCGTTGTGACGACGGTCCGGTGACAGGCGCACCAGGGAGAAGTCGGAGGTACCGCCGCCGATATCGACGATCAGCACCAGTTCTTCTTTTTCGATGGTCGACTCGTAGTCGAACGCGGCGGCAATCGGTTCGTACTGGAACGAGATGTCCTTGAAGCCGATTTTGCGGGCCACGTCGACCAGGGTGTTTTCCGCTTCCTGGTCGGCCATCGGGTCGTCATCGACGAAAAACACCGGGCGCCCCAGCACCACTTCTTCGAACTCGCGGCCGGCGGTGGCTTCGGCGCGGCTCTTGAGCTGGCCGATGAACAGCGCCAGCAGGTCGGTGAACGGCATCGCCGTGCCCAATACGCTGGTGTCGTGCTTGATCAGCTTGGAACCCAGCAGGCTCTTGAGCGAGCGCATCAAGCGGCCTTCGTAGTTCTCCAGGTATTCGTGCAGCGCCAGGCGACCGTACACCGGGCGGCGTTCCTCGAAGTTGAAGAACACCACCGACGGCAGGGTGATCTTGTCGTCCTCCAGCGCGATAAGCGTCTCCTCGCCGGGGCGGATCCAGCCGACGGTGGAGTTGGACGTGCCGAAGTCGATGCCGCAGGCACGGGCTGGGGATGGGTTTTTCATGTCGATCGGGTTCCGGTTGCAAAACGGCCGCGCAGTGTATGCCAGTCGACGCCGGATGCGTAGGCCGACCATCCGTTAAATAGCGCTTGAAAGCGCGCGATTCGCCCCCACATCTGGTGCATACGGCAAGTGCCTGTAAAACTCCGACGCACCCCAGGCCGCAAGACTCAACACGTGCAAACCAGCGCACCTTGTGTCCGGGCTGTGCGATCTCGTTTAAGGATGGTGAACCACCGATGGATTTCAAAGACTACTACAAGATTCTGGGTGTCGAGCCGAGCGCCGACGACAAGGAAATCAAAGCCGCCTATCGCAAGCTCGCGCGCAAATATCACCCGGACGTGAGCAAGGAAAAAGACGCCGAAGCCAAGTTCAAGGACGCGTCCGAAGCCTATGAAGCCCTCAAGAGCGCGGACAAGCGGGCCGAGTACGACGAACTGCGCAAATATGGCCAGCACGGTCAGCCGTTCCAGGGGCCACCTGGCTGGCAGAGCCGTGGCGGTTTTGGCGGTGGCGCGGGCACTGAGGATTTTTCGGACTTCTTCAGCTCGATCTTCGGCGCGCGCAGCGACGGCTTCGGCGGCGGCCAACGCCGCCCTGCCGGACGCAAGGGCCAGGACGTTGAGATGCAGCTGTCGGTGTCCCTCGAGGAGACGCTGTCCACCGAGTCCAAGCAGATCAGCTTCCAGGTGCCTCAGTACGATGCTTCGGGCCGGCACGTGAGCAATACGGTCAAGAGCCTGAACGTGAAGATCCCGGCCGGTGTGGCCGACGGTGAACGCATCCGCCTCAAGGCCCAGGGCGCGCCCGGTATTGGCGGCGGTGCCAACGGTGATCTGTACCTGATCATCAAGTTCGCGCCCCACGCCAAGTTCGAAGTGGATGGCGAAAACCTGGTGATCAACCTGCCGCTGGCGCCGTGGGAATTGGCGCTGGGCACGGAAGTCACGGTGCCGACGCTGACCGGCAAGATCAACCTCAAGGTGCCCGCCGGCAGCCAGAACGGCCAGCGCATGCGCGCCAAGGGCCATGGGTTGCTGAACAAGGCTGGCCAGCGAGGTTTCCTGTTCGTGCAACTCAAGGCGGTGATGCCGCCGGCAGGTAGCGACGAGGTGAAAGCGTTGTGGCAGGAGCTGGCCAAGAAAGCCAACTTCAATCCGCGCGAGAGCTTCTAAGCTGCCTTAATGTAGGAGCGAGCTTGCTCGCGAAGAACGTCAACGATAACGCGTACAACCTGAATAAACGCGGCGTCCTTGAGTGCTTCGCGAGCAAGCTCGCTCCTACAGTTACAGTGAGGCGGTTGTTAGAACAGGAAATAGCGCTGCGCCATCGGCAGTACTTCAGCCGGTTCACACCACAGCAATACACCATCGGCCTTGACCTGATACGTCTGTGGGTCCACTTCGATATCCGGCAGGTAATCGTTATGGATCAGGTCGCTCTTCTGCACCTCGCGACAGCCCTTGACCACCGCAATCTGTTTTTTCAAACCCAGGGCCTCGGGCAGGCCGGCCTTCTGCGCTGCCTGGCTGATAAAGGTCAGGCTGGTGGCATGCAGTGCGCTGCCGAAGCTGGCGAACATCGGCCGGTAGTGCACCGGCTGCGGTGTGGGAATCGAAGCGTTGGCATCGCCCATCAGGCTGGAGGCAATCGCGCCGCCCTTGAGGATCAGCGTGGGTTTGATCCCGAAGAACGCCGGGCGCCACAGCACCAGATCGGCCCATTTGCCAACTTCGATGGAGCCGACAATATGGCTGATGCCATGGGTGATCGCCGGGTTGATGGTGTACTTGGCGATATAGCGCTTGGCGCGAAAGTTGTCGTTGCCCGGGCCGTCACCGGGCAGGGCGCCACGCTGTTTTTTCATCTTGTCGGCGGTCTGCCAGGTGCGGGTGATCACTTCGCCGACGCGGCCCATGGCCTGGCTGTCGGAACTGATCATCGAAAACGCACCGAGGTCGTGCAGGATATCTTCGGCGGCAATGGTCTCGCGACGGATGCGGCTTTCGGCGAAGGCCACGTCTTCGGCGATGCTCGGGTCCAGGTGGTGGCAGACCATCAGCATGTCCAGGTGTTCGTCGATGGTGTTGCGGGTGAACGGCCGCGTCGGGTTGGTGGAACTGGGCAGCACGTTCGGCAAGCCGCAGGCCTTGATGATGTCCGGCGCATGTCCGCCACCGGCACCCTCGGTGTGATAGGTGTGAATGGTGCGGCCCTTGAGCGCGGCGAGGGTGGTTTCGACGAAGCCGGATTCGTTGAGGGTGTCGCTGTGGATTGCCACCTGCACGTCGTATTCATCGGC carries:
- a CDS encoding bacterioferritin yields the protein MTEAHLTDVATLRSRARQNVENGAVTEGYDADREEIIRLLNASLATELVCVLRYKRHYFMASGLKASVAADEFLEHATQEAEHADKLAERIVQLGGEPEFNPDLLSKNSHAQYVAGNSLKEMVYEDLVAERIAVDSYREIIQYIGDKDPTTRRIFEDILAQEEEHADDMADILQGL
- a CDS encoding DnaJ C-terminal domain-containing protein; the protein is MDFKDYYKILGVEPSADDKEIKAAYRKLARKYHPDVSKEKDAEAKFKDASEAYEALKSADKRAEYDELRKYGQHGQPFQGPPGWQSRGGFGGGAGTEDFSDFFSSIFGARSDGFGGGQRRPAGRKGQDVEMQLSVSLEETLSTESKQISFQVPQYDASGRHVSNTVKSLNVKIPAGVADGERIRLKAQGAPGIGGGANGDLYLIIKFAPHAKFEVDGENLVINLPLAPWELALGTEVTVPTLTGKINLKVPAGSQNGQRMRAKGHGLLNKAGQRGFLFVQLKAVMPPAGSDEVKALWQELAKKANFNPRESF
- a CDS encoding Hsp70 family protein, which translates into the protein MKNPSPARACGIDFGTSNSTVGWIRPGEETLIALEDDKITLPSVVFFNFEERRPVYGRLALHEYLENYEGRLMRSLKSLLGSKLIKHDTSVLGTAMPFTDLLALFIGQLKSRAEATAGREFEEVVLGRPVFFVDDDPMADQEAENTLVDVARKIGFKDISFQYEPIAAAFDYESTIEKEELVLIVDIGGGTSDFSLVRLSPDRRHNDNRQSDILATGGVHIGGTDFDKQLSLQGMMPLFGYGSRMKSGAYMPTSHHMNLATWHTINSVYSQKSQLALSSMRYDIEDTGGIDRLFKLIEQRAGHWLAMEVEETKIQLTHEDSRLVLLDRVEPGLSVELSRNLFESAIDGLLERVRNSVTQLLNDASVDVAQVDTVFFTGGSSGIPALRHSISAMLPNARHVEGNIFGSIGSGLAIEASKRYGN
- the ureC gene encoding urease subunit alpha, with protein sequence MKISRQAYADMYGPTVGDKVRLADTELFVEVEQDFTVYGEEVKFGGGKVIRDGQGQSQLLAHEVVDTLITNALIIDHWGIVKADVGLKNGRIHAIGKAGNPDIQPGVTMAIGASTEVIAGEGMILTAGGIDSHVHFICPQQIEEALTSGVTTMIGGGTGPATGTNATTCTSGPWHLARMLQASDSFPMNIGFTGKGNASLPEPLIEQVKAGAIGLKLHEDWGTTPASIDNCLSVADEYDVQVAIHSDTLNESGFVETTLAALKGRTIHTYHTEGAGGGHAPDIIKACGLPNVLPSSTNPTRPFTRNTIDEHLDMLMVCHHLDPSIAEDVAFAESRIRRETIAAEDILHDLGAFSMISSDSQAMGRVGEVITRTWQTADKMKKQRGALPGDGPGNDNFRAKRYIAKYTINPAITHGISHIVGSIEVGKWADLVLWRPAFFGIKPTLILKGGAIASSLMGDANASIPTPQPVHYRPMFASFGSALHATSLTFISQAAQKAGLPEALGLKKQIAVVKGCREVQKSDLIHNDYLPDIEVDPQTYQVKADGVLLWCEPAEVLPMAQRYFLF
- a CDS encoding AI-2E family transporter; its protein translation is MPTFSQRHVLLLSSYIIIFGGLLLVLPLKLLPSLLAGLLVYELVNMLTPQLQRLIEGRRARWLAVALLGTLIVSVLTLIFAGAISFLLHEAENPGASLDKFMHVVDRARGQLPPSIDAYLPASAAEFRVAIGDWLSKHLSELQLVGKDAAHMFVTLLIGMVLGAIIALQRVPDLTKRKPLAAALFDRLHLLVQAFRNIVFAQIKIAALNTAFTAVFLAVVLPLCGIHLPLTKTLIVLTFLLGLLPVIGNLMSNTLITIVALSLSIWVAVAALGYLIVIHKVEYFLNARIVGGQISAKSWELLLAMLVFEAAFGLPGVVAGPIYYAYLKSELKLGGMV
- a CDS encoding PsiF family protein, with the protein product MKMLRIPLIMMSLLLCSQGFAATAQQNKMTTCNAEASTKTLKGDERKAFMKTCLSAPAANDAKTLTPQQQKMKDCNASAKTKALAGDARKTFMSTCLKN
- a CDS encoding AsmA family protein, with the translated sequence MTRTRKIVAWSCASFVLLIAIAVLVLVFFDWNRIKPPLNAKVSEELHRPFAINGNLAVVWQREPDEGGWRAWVPWPHVIAEDLSLGNPDWSKQPQMVTLKKVELRISPLTLLAQRVVIPRIDLTEPSADLQRLADGRANWTFKFDPKDPDAEPSSWVVDIGAIGFDKGHVTLDDQTLKTRLDVIIDPLGKPIPFGEIVGDADAKKVLEKGSAPQDYAFGLKVKGQYHGQALAGTGKIGGLLALQDAAKPFPLQAQVQIADTRIALAGTLTDPLNLGALDLRLKLSGSSLGNLYPLTGVTLPDSPAYSTDGHLIAKLHEASGASFRYENFNGKIGNSDIHGNLAYVASQPRPKLSGALVSNQLLMDDLAPLIGADSNAKQKARGGESKQPATKVLPVEEFRTERWREMDADVEFTGKRIVHSADLPFTDLYTHLVLNDGELSLEPLRFGVAGGKLDAQIRLNGRTTPMEGRAKLTARNFKLKQLFPTFEPMKTSFGELNGDADIAGRGNSVAALLGTANGDLKMLINDGAISRGLMEIAGLNVGNYVVGRLFGDKEVKINCAAADFGIKTGLATTRLFVFDTENAIIYVDGTANMATEQLDLTITPESKGFRLFSLRSPLYVNGPFIKPNAGVKAIPLALRGAGMVALGVIAGPAAGLLALVAPSGGEPNACAPLLQQMREGKAPKTVK